The genomic interval AAATAGATCTGTCAGTGTGCTTTAAACACCCAGATCTAGATAAAACAACTAATCCTCTAAAAGATCGCAAAGTTGCTTCCGAAGATAAACCTACTTTATTTGAAGGAATTGCGAGATTCTTTGGATTTAGTGCTCCTAGCTCACCTCTTAGTGGGTTTATAGAGACTTGTAAATCAAGGGGTTTTTTATCTATACAAGATTATTTAGATAAGAACAAAATGGATGTTAATGGAGTTTATGAAGGGAAGACGCTTTTAACGCATGTATGTGAAGCTGGCGATTACGACGTGGTGGAATTTCTTTTAACTAAAGGGGCTGCGGTGGGCAAGCTTAATGATGATGGAAGTACAGCTTTAATGGCAGCATCTTCAAAAGACGATGTCACAATAGTAAGACTTCTTTTAGATAATGGAGCTGAAGTAAATCAACGTGATAAGAAGGGTAATACATCTTTAATGCGCGCAGCTTATAATAAGCGTGTGGGCGCAGTACTGACTCTTTTAGATAATGGAGCTAAAATAGACCTAGGTAATAAAGCGAGCATAACACCGTTAATGGCGGCATGTTCAGAAAATGATGCCATGATGGTAAAAATTCTTTTAGATAATGGA from Simkaniaceae bacterium carries:
- a CDS encoding ankyrin repeat domain-containing protein, which codes for MCFKHPDLDKTTNPLKDRKVASEDKPTLFEGIARFFGFSAPSSPLSGFIETCKSRGFLSIQDYLDKNKMDVNGVYEGKTLLTHVCEAGDYDVVEFLLTKGAAVGKLNDDGSTALMAASSKDDVTIVRLLLDNGAEVNQRDKKGNTSLMRAAYNKRVGAVLTLLDNGAKIDLGNKASITPLMAACSENDAMMVKILLDNGAKIDLCDKNGDIALKYTTSDDVKKLF